A DNA window from Thermococcus sp. 4557 contains the following coding sequences:
- a CDS encoding chloride channel protein: MTSGDGAYLRKWGIVMAFSILAGLVGGLGAIVFRVFIGVVHRFFFEWLLPQVSYEVGGFNLGYLLLPTLGAFIVAFFVIKCPEIRGNGIPEVIEAVIFKGGNIPGKFAVLKTIATAITIGSGGSVGREGPIGFIGAALTSILARWFSLSKEMKKLLVTCGLAAGIAGTFNTPLAGAMFALEVVYMGAFSINLVPIFIAAVTGNAVTLAVLKGAVEIDIPGNIGHTLPELPLFFLLGLSLGLLAAFYARFLYRVVDGFSKANVPEIIKPAVGGFGVGVLGMLFPAYGIFGIGYEGMKMAFYGELAMGLLIVLGLVKMLATALTIGSGQSGGVFAPSLYIGTMFGAAFGEAVRLLFPGLGSNPAVYALAGMAAFFSGMTQAPITQILMVTELTRSYAVLPAVMTSATIGFLTARFFLKGESIYTLKLIRKGYHVKTGKPVILETISVGEIMTREPVYVTENQTLFDVEHLIGETGHDCFPVVNENMEVVGIVGIKDILKKPPGVKRMPVRRFIHRAYGVTYPTETAEDAFEKLMAYDQNLLPVLESPESRRLIGVVTKRDIYRAYYRGLEGMYID; encoded by the coding sequence ATGACCTCAGGAGACGGGGCGTACCTCAGGAAGTGGGGCATAGTGATGGCCTTCTCCATACTGGCCGGCCTAGTGGGCGGCTTAGGTGCGATAGTCTTCAGGGTGTTCATAGGCGTCGTTCACAGGTTTTTCTTCGAGTGGCTTCTCCCCCAGGTTTCCTACGAGGTGGGAGGCTTCAATCTCGGTTACCTGCTCCTACCCACGCTCGGCGCGTTCATCGTCGCGTTCTTCGTGATCAAGTGCCCCGAAATCAGGGGAAACGGCATCCCAGAGGTCATAGAGGCGGTCATATTCAAGGGCGGCAACATCCCCGGAAAGTTTGCCGTTCTGAAAACGATAGCCACCGCGATAACCATAGGCTCCGGAGGGAGCGTTGGACGCGAAGGGCCAATAGGATTCATAGGCGCGGCTTTAACGTCAATCCTCGCGCGCTGGTTCAGCCTATCAAAGGAGATGAAGAAGCTCCTGGTAACCTGCGGCCTCGCCGCGGGTATAGCCGGCACCTTCAACACCCCGCTCGCGGGGGCTATGTTCGCCCTGGAAGTCGTCTACATGGGCGCCTTCTCGATAAACCTCGTGCCCATATTCATAGCCGCCGTCACAGGGAACGCAGTCACCCTCGCCGTCCTCAAGGGGGCGGTGGAGATAGACATCCCCGGAAACATCGGCCACACACTTCCAGAGCTCCCCCTGTTCTTTCTCCTTGGGCTGAGCCTCGGCCTCCTGGCGGCGTTCTACGCGCGGTTCCTCTACCGCGTTGTTGACGGGTTCTCGAAGGCAAACGTGCCCGAAATCATAAAGCCCGCGGTGGGCGGCTTTGGAGTCGGCGTTCTCGGAATGCTGTTCCCGGCGTACGGCATATTTGGAATAGGCTACGAGGGAATGAAGATGGCCTTCTACGGGGAGCTGGCGATGGGACTGCTCATAGTCCTGGGGCTGGTTAAGATGCTGGCCACCGCCCTGACCATAGGGTCAGGTCAGAGCGGCGGTGTCTTCGCCCCCAGCCTATACATAGGAACGATGTTCGGAGCTGCCTTTGGGGAGGCCGTGAGGCTCCTCTTCCCGGGTCTCGGCTCGAACCCCGCAGTCTACGCCCTGGCCGGAATGGCGGCCTTCTTCAGCGGCATGACCCAGGCCCCGATAACCCAGATACTGATGGTAACGGAGCTCACAAGGAGCTACGCCGTTCTGCCCGCGGTGATGACCTCCGCCACCATAGGCTTCCTAACGGCCAGGTTCTTCCTCAAGGGGGAGTCCATCTACACCCTCAAACTCATCAGAAAGGGCTACCACGTGAAAACCGGAAAGCCAGTCATACTCGAGACGATATCCGTCGGCGAGATAATGACCCGCGAGCCGGTTTACGTCACCGAGAACCAGACGCTCTTTGACGTGGAGCACCTGATAGGCGAAACCGGCCACGACTGCTTCCCCGTTGTCAACGAAAACATGGAGGTAGTGGGCATAGTCGGCATAAAGGACATCCTGAAAAAACCCCCGGGCGTTAAGCGGATGCCGGTGAGGCGGTTCATCCACCGGGCCTACGGGGTAACCTACCCGACGGAGACGGCCGAGGACGCCTTCGAGAAGCTCATGGCCTACGACCAGAACCTTCTGCCCGTCCTGGAAAGCCCCGAGAGCAGGAGGCTCATCGGAGTCGTGACCAAAAGGGACATATACCGCGCCTACTACCGCGGTCTGGAGGGAATGTACATAGACTGA
- a CDS encoding sodium-dependent transporter translates to MRKISFLMAFLIAGYVLGIWNFLVLPKYYITFGLKGFLISLLPMLVAMFLIYSEAESTKKTRYLIYELFFKISRTPALIFSLLMFLMIMLGVTTYYSSYGLALIFGMGSRYIPILAVGTILLSVLMLVMAKGRTLEFISVISILFVLFALASAFMIRNQALSMVTAPQAVQYMEGAVSSITSFDLPLTTRGVLFMVVSVFISLGLGAGVYYVLGSFTPEELDLRKVLAAVFVLQIILSFAAAFTVAYSLGAAYQAYGEAFQNPNIPADESMKLFMKFNDLKDYATNSDKSPMDSIEVFYSIPAVLRGNVPNDTTLIALLMLSLYLAGLTTIIILIEMGSQMLSEVMQLGRNQSLGFVGIIGMIVAGAMVVGDVRTMFVVVPFAVAALMAAVESYPLLSSELTHNKAVVSAVMLLLFASGLATLYYSLTAPKMPVKIGAVLGLVLLVPVLMNGMLLKARR, encoded by the coding sequence ATGCGAAAAATAAGCTTCCTGATGGCGTTCTTAATCGCCGGATACGTCCTTGGAATATGGAACTTCCTGGTTCTGCCGAAGTACTACATAACCTTCGGGCTCAAAGGGTTCCTGATTTCACTCCTCCCGATGCTGGTGGCAATGTTCCTGATATACAGCGAGGCTGAGAGCACCAAGAAGACCCGCTACCTCATATACGAGCTGTTCTTTAAGATATCCAGGACTCCCGCGCTGATATTCAGCCTGCTGATGTTCCTGATGATAATGCTCGGCGTCACCACCTACTACTCCTCCTACGGCCTCGCCCTCATCTTCGGGATGGGCTCGAGGTACATCCCCATCCTGGCCGTTGGAACGATTCTGCTCTCCGTTCTGATGCTCGTAATGGCAAAGGGCAGAACCCTCGAGTTCATCTCGGTCATCTCGATACTCTTCGTTCTTTTCGCCCTCGCTTCGGCGTTCATGATCAGGAACCAAGCGCTCAGCATGGTCACCGCGCCGCAGGCGGTCCAGTACATGGAGGGTGCGGTATCCTCGATAACGTCCTTTGATCTGCCCCTGACCACGAGGGGAGTCCTCTTCATGGTCGTTTCAGTCTTCATATCCCTCGGCCTTGGCGCGGGGGTTTACTACGTCCTGGGCAGCTTCACCCCGGAGGAGCTCGACCTGAGGAAAGTTCTCGCGGCGGTTTTCGTTCTCCAGATAATCCTCAGCTTCGCCGCGGCTTTCACCGTCGCCTACTCCCTGGGCGCCGCCTACCAGGCCTACGGCGAGGCGTTCCAGAACCCGAACATCCCCGCAGATGAATCAATGAAGCTTTTCATGAAGTTCAACGACCTCAAGGACTACGCCACCAACAGCGATAAGAGTCCGATGGACTCGATAGAGGTCTTCTACTCGATACCCGCCGTCCTGAGGGGCAACGTGCCCAACGACACGACCCTCATAGCGCTCCTGATGCTGTCCCTCTATCTCGCCGGCCTCACGACCATAATCATCCTCATCGAGATGGGCAGCCAGATGCTCTCCGAGGTTATGCAGCTTGGAAGAAACCAGAGCCTGGGGTTCGTGGGCATCATCGGCATGATAGTGGCCGGCGCCATGGTGGTGGGCGACGTCAGGACGATGTTCGTCGTTGTGCCGTTTGCCGTGGCGGCGCTCATGGCCGCGGTCGAGAGCTACCCGCTGCTTTCCTCCGAGCTGACGCACAATAAGGCGGTAGTCTCAGCCGTGATGCTGCTCCTCTTCGCCAGCGGGCTGGCGACCCTCTACTACTCGCTCACCGCCCCGAAGATGCCGGTGAAGATCGGCGCGGTGCTGGGTCTCGTGCTCCTCGTGCCGGTGCTCATGAACGGCATGCTCTTGAAGGCCCGCCGCTGA
- a CDS encoding CBS domain-containing protein codes for MAVEVESALERFHSLKLTDIMPRFETMPVVTADSDLLNVLKILRTRHHVWVVEGRENMKLVGVIRYIDVIDVLLPPEAHRFKLGMTSKTMRSMLGGATKAEDVAERHVLTIDEDATVLDALMKMRKYKIQVLAVVKDDRLVGEVSLRLLIDELLRLLRVGGAQWRA; via the coding sequence ATGGCCGTGGAAGTCGAGTCCGCCCTTGAGAGATTCCACTCACTCAAGCTGACCGACATAATGCCGAGATTCGAAACGATGCCCGTGGTAACGGCAGATTCCGACCTCCTCAACGTCCTCAAGATACTCAGAACCAGACACCACGTTTGGGTGGTTGAGGGCAGGGAGAACATGAAGTTAGTGGGAGTCATCAGGTACATAGACGTCATAGACGTCCTTCTGCCGCCTGAGGCCCACAGGTTCAAGCTGGGAATGACGAGCAAAACCATGCGCTCGATGCTCGGCGGCGCCACAAAGGCGGAGGACGTGGCCGAGAGGCACGTGCTGACAATTGATGAAGACGCGACAGTCCTTGACGCGCTGATGAAGATGCGCAAGTATAAGATTCAGGTGCTGGCGGTTGTAAAGGACGACAGGCTGGTTGGTGAGGTGAGCCTCCGCCTGCTGATAGACGAGCTGCTTAGACTGCTGCGGGTGGGTGGTGCCCAATGGAGAGCGTGA
- a CDS encoding cation:proton antiporter produces MESVTWLLFALGLSLILAKIGDSIIERYELPGVLGELLMGMILGNLVYFGIVAPQYLPIVSGETFTTDMTVVANFLAKLGIIFLLFLGALDADLEQLKKTGLTATVSTVLGVFVPLVLGWFALMEMGYPSREAFAGGVLLTATSIGLTVRVMMDLGVLKSEVGAASLSASVMDDFLGIALVIFAVGTGSLIELSVKIIAFFLITGVIWWFLVDYYIKFAERLHVEKGILGAVLGMTFLFAALAEGWFAAAIEGAFMMGLVLSKLPEGKRIMEDVKAIGYGLLIPFFFVHTGAMLNLTVFENANALILAAVLTAVAVFGKVAGRGLGAWITAWGRGRDFLFTKKNFQMSLQMGIGSVPRTEVALVDLMVAIHGGAISPEHAPEFIAATLIFITVSVLITPPLLKWAFREEIETTRAQKASAKVERIENTKKRIKELKGSG; encoded by the coding sequence ATGGAGAGCGTGACGTGGCTTCTCTTCGCCCTTGGACTCTCGCTAATCCTTGCGAAGATAGGGGACAGCATCATCGAGCGCTACGAGCTCCCGGGAGTCCTTGGGGAGCTGCTGATGGGAATGATACTCGGGAACCTGGTCTACTTCGGCATAGTCGCGCCCCAGTACCTCCCGATAGTCAGCGGTGAGACCTTCACCACGGACATGACGGTGGTGGCCAACTTCCTCGCCAAGCTGGGCATAATATTTCTCCTGTTTCTCGGTGCCCTCGATGCGGACCTCGAACAGCTCAAGAAGACGGGCCTCACGGCCACAGTCTCGACGGTTCTCGGTGTCTTCGTCCCCCTAGTCCTCGGCTGGTTCGCCCTCATGGAGATGGGCTACCCGAGCAGGGAGGCCTTCGCGGGCGGCGTTCTCCTCACCGCGACCAGCATCGGCCTGACCGTCAGGGTGATGATGGATTTGGGGGTTCTCAAAAGTGAGGTTGGCGCGGCCTCCCTGAGTGCGAGCGTTATGGATGATTTTCTTGGTATAGCCCTTGTCATCTTTGCCGTTGGAACCGGGAGCCTGATAGAACTGAGTGTCAAGATAATCGCCTTCTTCTTGATAACCGGTGTCATCTGGTGGTTCCTCGTCGATTATTACATAAAGTTCGCCGAGAGGCTTCACGTTGAAAAGGGAATCCTCGGAGCGGTTCTCGGAATGACCTTCCTCTTCGCGGCTTTGGCTGAGGGCTGGTTCGCGGCCGCTATCGAAGGTGCGTTCATGATGGGCCTCGTCCTCTCAAAGCTCCCCGAAGGAAAGCGCATCATGGAGGACGTGAAGGCCATCGGCTACGGCCTGCTTATACCGTTCTTCTTCGTCCACACGGGGGCGATGCTCAACCTCACCGTCTTCGAGAACGCCAACGCCCTGATCCTTGCCGCCGTCCTAACCGCCGTTGCCGTTTTCGGAAAGGTGGCGGGAAGGGGGCTGGGAGCCTGGATAACCGCCTGGGGGCGCGGAAGGGACTTCCTCTTCACAAAGAAGAACTTCCAGATGTCGCTCCAGATGGGCATCGGTTCGGTTCCGAGGACTGAAGTTGCGCTCGTTGACCTGATGGTGGCAATTCACGGCGGCGCGATAAGTCCCGAGCACGCCCCGGAGTTCATAGCGGCGACCCTGATATTCATAACGGTCTCCGTGCTGATAACCCCGCCGCTCCTCAAGTGGGCGTTCAGGGAGGAAATAGAGACAACGAGGGCGCAGAAGGCCAGCGCAAAGGTCGAGAGGATAGAGAACACGAAGAAGAGGATAAAAGAACTGAAGGGCTCCGGGTGA
- a CDS encoding saccharopine dehydrogenase family protein: MKVLVLGAGNVGRAIAWDLRDEFDVYVGDVSDERLKAVSEFATPLKVDASSFDSLVEAMKGFELVVGALPGRFGYQAVMAAIKAGVDMVDVSFMPENPLELRDEAEKAQVTVIFDAGFAPGLSHILMGRIWQEMDELREGYIHVGGLPKEPRPPLYYRITWSPKDLIEEYTRPARVIRGGEVKAVDPFERIEGVTVGDFEFEAFVSDGLRSLLESVRAERLEEWTLRWPGHLEKMRVLRELGFFRQEHVDKTLEVIAPLMTYESPDFSIMQVVGRGTIGGEPKEIGYLLYDEEKEGFTSMARVTGFTAAIIARLVAEKGCIFGVIPPEILGMRIDTFERIAEEIAERGIRLERWENAPPGDS, from the coding sequence ATGAAGGTTCTCGTTCTCGGTGCCGGAAACGTTGGAAGGGCGATAGCCTGGGATTTGAGGGATGAATTTGACGTTTACGTGGGGGACGTCAGCGATGAGAGACTGAAAGCCGTCTCTGAATTCGCCACGCCCCTGAAAGTTGATGCGTCCAGCTTCGATTCCCTCGTTGAGGCAATGAAAGGCTTTGAGCTTGTAGTGGGTGCCCTGCCAGGGAGGTTCGGCTATCAGGCAGTTATGGCCGCGATAAAGGCGGGCGTTGACATGGTCGACGTCTCGTTCATGCCGGAGAACCCGCTGGAGCTTCGCGATGAAGCAGAGAAGGCGCAGGTGACGGTTATATTCGACGCCGGCTTTGCCCCCGGGCTGAGCCACATCCTGATGGGCAGGATATGGCAGGAGATGGACGAGCTGAGGGAGGGCTACATCCACGTCGGAGGCCTCCCCAAGGAGCCCAGGCCGCCACTCTATTACAGAATTACATGGTCACCGAAGGATTTAATTGAGGAGTACACGAGGCCGGCGCGCGTGATAAGGGGCGGCGAGGTTAAGGCGGTTGACCCCTTCGAGAGGATTGAGGGGGTAACCGTGGGAGACTTCGAGTTCGAGGCCTTCGTGAGCGACGGCCTGAGGAGCCTCCTGGAGAGCGTTAGGGCGGAGAGGCTTGAGGAGTGGACGCTCCGCTGGCCGGGACACCTGGAGAAGATGAGGGTTTTGAGGGAGCTCGGCTTCTTCAGGCAGGAGCACGTTGATAAGACGCTCGAGGTCATAGCCCCGCTCATGACCTACGAGAGCCCGGACTTCTCGATAATGCAGGTGGTCGGAAGGGGAACTATCGGCGGTGAGCCGAAAGAGATAGGCTACCTCCTGTACGACGAGGAGAAAGAGGGCTTCACCTCCATGGCCCGCGTCACGGGATTCACCGCGGCCATAATAGCGAGGCTCGTGGCCGAGAAGGGCTGCATCTTCGGCGTCATCCCGCCGGAGATACTCGGAATGCGCATAGACACCTTTGAGAGAATCGCCGAAGAGATTGCCGAAAGGGGCATAAGGTTAGAGAGGTGGGAGAATGCTCCACCTGGTGATAGCTGA
- the speB gene encoding agmatinase: MDFLYTYETLKLEFPLVEPEEAAFTILGVPFDGTTSFKAGARFGPTLIRHATLNLESYVLDYGIDIAELPIADIGDVAVVAGDPKKTTDRVRETVEELKKANPKTIPILLGGEHSQTLGAVEALKPKSYVVFDAHLDLRESYEDNPYNHACVARRIGELGVREAMFGIRSGTREEVEYAEREGIAWVHARDYDFDAFVELVKPLPEPVYLSVDIDAFDLSLVPSTGTPEAGGLRFWDVVEAVEWLVENKRIAGFDIMEVAGSELGDVTALTAAKLLFYFIGAMGTRRP, from the coding sequence ATGGACTTCCTCTACACTTACGAGACTCTCAAGCTCGAGTTCCCGCTCGTCGAGCCGGAAGAGGCGGCCTTCACGATCCTCGGCGTCCCCTTCGACGGCACGACGAGCTTCAAGGCAGGGGCACGCTTTGGACCGACGCTCATCAGGCACGCGACGCTCAACCTGGAGAGCTACGTGCTCGACTACGGCATCGACATTGCCGAACTCCCGATAGCGGACATCGGGGACGTCGCGGTTGTCGCAGGGGACCCAAAGAAGACGACCGACAGGGTTAGGGAGACGGTTGAGGAACTGAAAAAGGCGAATCCAAAGACCATTCCGATACTCCTCGGCGGTGAGCACTCCCAGACGCTTGGAGCGGTCGAGGCACTGAAACCGAAGAGCTACGTCGTCTTCGATGCCCACCTTGACCTTCGCGAGAGTTACGAGGACAACCCATACAACCACGCCTGCGTGGCTAGGAGGATAGGCGAGCTGGGAGTCAGGGAAGCCATGTTCGGGATAAGGAGCGGCACGAGGGAGGAGGTGGAGTACGCGGAGAGGGAAGGTATAGCGTGGGTGCACGCGAGGGACTACGACTTCGATGCCTTCGTCGAGCTGGTGAAGCCCCTCCCTGAGCCGGTTTACCTCTCGGTCGATATCGACGCGTTCGACCTTTCCCTGGTTCCCTCAACCGGAACCCCCGAAGCAGGGGGTTTGAGGTTCTGGGACGTTGTCGAAGCCGTGGAGTGGCTAGTGGAGAACAAGAGAATAGCAGGCTTTGACATAATGGAGGTCGCGGGGAGCGAGCTTGGTGACGTTACCGCGCTGACGGCGGCAAAGCTGCTGTTCTATTTCATAGGGGCGATGGGAACGAGAAGGCCCTGA
- the galT gene encoding galactose-1-phosphate uridylyltransferase, translated as MRELRYNPLTGQWVMVSAVRRKRPWRPRDFCPFCPGSEETGYGWEVLLLPNRFPMLSFDAPRPEREGFYKKARALGQCSVIVETPEHDLGDLDELSPDAVARVVALWKNITEELKKNPRVAYLAIFRNKGKEIGVSLTHPHGQLYATPFIPLKVRLKLENSRGYFKRTGECLFCRILREELESERAIYKNGSFAIFMPFFANWPFEVHVYPKRHVQWLTQLTEEELKDLADALRTATGTLNTVLERDMPYTMMVYQAPFKGTYGFYHLHVEFYPILRENGRIKYAAGIEMGTWDFTYDGIPEENAEKLKGACRNVIKRIGAKGRCFT; from the coding sequence ATGCGGGAGCTGAGGTACAATCCCCTGACCGGCCAGTGGGTCATGGTCTCCGCTGTGAGGAGGAAACGCCCCTGGAGGCCTAGGGACTTCTGCCCCTTCTGTCCCGGGAGCGAGGAGACCGGTTACGGCTGGGAGGTTCTCCTTCTCCCGAACAGGTTCCCCATGCTGTCCTTTGATGCCCCCAGGCCCGAGCGAGAGGGGTTTTATAAAAAGGCAAGGGCGCTCGGCCAGTGCAGCGTGATAGTTGAAACGCCGGAGCACGACCTCGGAGACCTCGACGAGCTTTCCCCCGATGCCGTGGCTAGAGTTGTTGCATTATGGAAAAACATAACTGAGGAATTAAAGAAAAACCCGAGGGTCGCCTACCTGGCCATATTCAGGAACAAGGGAAAGGAGATAGGCGTTAGCCTGACCCACCCCCACGGCCAGCTCTACGCGACACCTTTTATACCCCTCAAGGTTCGCCTTAAGCTCGAGAACTCGAGGGGATACTTCAAACGCACCGGCGAGTGCCTCTTTTGCAGGATTCTGCGCGAGGAGCTGGAGAGCGAGAGGGCGATATACAAGAACGGAAGCTTTGCAATCTTCATGCCCTTCTTCGCGAACTGGCCCTTTGAGGTTCACGTCTATCCGAAGAGGCACGTTCAGTGGCTCACCCAGCTGACGGAGGAAGAGCTCAAGGATTTGGCCGACGCGCTCAGAACTGCGACCGGAACCCTCAATACCGTCTTGGAGAGGGACATGCCATATACGATGATGGTCTACCAAGCGCCGTTCAAGGGAACCTACGGCTTCTACCACCTCCACGTCGAGTTCTACCCAATCCTGAGGGAGAACGGCAGAATCAAGTACGCCGCGGGGATAGAGATGGGAACCTGGGACTTCACCTATGATGGAATTCCCGAGGAGAACGCAGAGAAGCTGAAGGGTGCCTGCAGAAATGTGATAAAAAGAATTGGTGCGAAGGGAAGGTGCTTCACTTAG
- a CDS encoding TIGR00375 family protein — translation MQVDADLHIHSRYSKAVSKAMTIPNLAENARFKGLGIVGTGDILNPKWEEELLRYTEKVEDGTYERNGIRFLPTAEVEDNRRVHHVLIFPSISTVREMREELRKYSGDIDTEGRPRVNLPAAEIADLANELGVLIGPAHAFTPWTALYKEYDNLREAYQGAKVHFLELGLSADSEMADRIKAHHSLTYLSNSDAHSPMPHRLGREFNRFEVREATFEEIRKAILKRGGRKIVLNAGLDPRLGKYHLTACSRCYTKYSPEEARAFKWKCPKCGGRIKKGVHDRILELADTEERPKDRPPYLRLAPLAEIIAMVIEKGVETKAVRVIWERFLKEFGSEIRVLVDVPLEGLAEVHEEVAKAIWAYREGKLIVIPGGGGKYGEIRLPEEIRRARIEDLEALEVEVPKEEYRPRQTSLMKFLGGSRGAK, via the coding sequence ATGCAGGTTGATGCCGACCTTCACATACACTCGCGCTACTCGAAGGCGGTCTCGAAAGCCATGACCATCCCCAACCTCGCCGAGAACGCGAGATTCAAGGGGCTCGGGATAGTCGGAACCGGCGATATACTCAACCCGAAGTGGGAGGAGGAGCTGCTCAGGTACACCGAGAAGGTGGAGGATGGGACCTACGAGAGAAATGGGATTCGCTTCCTCCCCACGGCCGAGGTGGAAGACAATCGGCGCGTTCACCACGTCCTGATCTTCCCGAGCATCTCCACCGTTCGGGAGATGAGGGAGGAACTGAGGAAGTACTCGGGGGACATAGACACTGAAGGAAGGCCGAGGGTTAACCTTCCGGCGGCGGAGATAGCTGACCTTGCCAACGAGCTCGGCGTCTTGATAGGGCCGGCGCATGCCTTCACGCCCTGGACGGCTCTCTACAAGGAGTACGACAACCTCAGGGAGGCATACCAGGGAGCAAAGGTGCATTTTCTTGAGCTCGGCCTCTCGGCGGATTCGGAGATGGCGGACAGGATAAAGGCCCACCACTCGCTGACCTACCTCAGCAACAGCGATGCCCATTCCCCGATGCCCCACCGCCTCGGAAGGGAGTTCAACCGCTTTGAAGTGAGGGAAGCCACCTTCGAGGAGATACGGAAGGCCATTCTGAAGAGGGGAGGTAGAAAAATCGTCCTCAACGCCGGCCTTGACCCCAGACTGGGTAAGTACCACCTCACGGCATGCTCACGCTGTTACACAAAGTATTCGCCGGAGGAGGCGAGGGCGTTCAAGTGGAAGTGCCCGAAGTGCGGCGGCAGAATAAAGAAGGGCGTTCACGACAGAATCCTTGAGCTGGCAGACACTGAAGAGAGACCGAAGGACAGGCCGCCCTACCTCCGCCTAGCTCCCCTAGCTGAGATAATCGCAATGGTCATAGAGAAAGGAGTTGAGACGAAGGCCGTAAGGGTTATCTGGGAGCGGTTTTTGAAGGAGTTCGGGAGCGAGATAAGGGTTCTCGTCGATGTACCGCTTGAGGGTCTGGCGGAGGTCCACGAAGAGGTTGCGAAGGCCATCTGGGCCTACAGGGAGGGCAAGCTCATAGTGATTCCCGGCGGTGGCGGAAAATACGGAGAGATAAGACTGCCGGAGGAGATAAGAAGGGCCAGAATAGAGGACCTCGAAGCCCTTGAAGTCGAAGTTCCAAAGGAGGAATACCGGCCGAGGCAGACGAGCCTCATGAAGTTCCTTGGGGGAAGCCGCGGGGCTAAGTGA
- a CDS encoding translation initiation factor IF-5A, translating into MGDKTKVQVSKLKPGRYILIDGEPCRIGNITVSSPGKHGSAKARIEAVGIFDGKVRSIVKPTSAEVDVPIIDKRTAQVIAMTPDTVQIMDMETYELFDIPIEGGVADEVKDQLKEGINVEYWETLGRIKIMRLKGE; encoded by the coding sequence ATGGGAGACAAGACCAAGGTTCAGGTTAGCAAGCTCAAGCCCGGAAGGTACATCCTTATCGACGGTGAGCCCTGCAGGATCGGCAACATAACCGTTTCCTCACCAGGTAAGCACGGTTCAGCCAAGGCCAGGATCGAGGCCGTTGGAATCTTCGACGGCAAGGTCAGGAGCATCGTCAAGCCCACCAGCGCGGAGGTTGACGTTCCGATCATCGACAAGAGAACCGCTCAGGTCATCGCCATGACCCCGGACACCGTCCAGATCATGGACATGGAGACCTACGAGCTCTTCGACATCCCGATCGAGGGCGGCGTCGCCGACGAAGTCAAGGACCAGCTCAAGGAAGGCATCAACGTCGAGTACTGGGAGACCCTCGGCAGGATCAAGATCATGAGGCTCAAGGGCGAGTGA
- a CDS encoding 16S rRNA methyltransferase yields MLHLVIAEAELEPVPKAILDHPAVVNHARRRGKRPDEILLDSTYHHAAIKKLPDGERRGRPDIVHVCLLNALESIANKEGLLRVYVHTRNDEVIYIKPETRIPRNYNRFVGLMESLFKNRAVPRDLELLRIEEKSLEELVEELNPDGVFVMHEEGRPMGPKDFGKMLGGFENPLVIVGGFPHGDFRSETPGEKISIYEAPLMAWTVVNEVIINFEHRVP; encoded by the coding sequence ATGCTCCACCTGGTGATAGCTGAGGCGGAGCTTGAGCCCGTCCCGAAGGCGATACTTGACCATCCGGCCGTTGTGAACCACGCCAGGAGGAGGGGAAAGCGGCCCGACGAGATACTGCTGGACAGCACATACCACCACGCGGCCATCAAAAAGCTCCCGGACGGCGAGAGGCGCGGGCGGCCGGACATAGTCCACGTCTGCCTCCTCAACGCCCTCGAGAGCATTGCCAACAAGGAAGGCCTGCTGAGGGTCTACGTCCACACCAGGAACGACGAAGTGATTTACATCAAGCCGGAGACGAGGATTCCGCGGAACTACAACCGCTTCGTTGGGCTGATGGAGAGCCTCTTCAAGAACCGCGCGGTTCCGAGGGACCTGGAACTGCTCCGCATTGAGGAGAAATCCCTTGAAGAGCTCGTGGAGGAGCTGAACCCCGACGGAGTCTTCGTGATGCACGAGGAAGGGAGGCCCATGGGGCCGAAAGACTTTGGAAAGATGCTGGGGGGGTTTGAGAACCCACTCGTCATCGTCGGCGGCTTTCCCCATGGGGATTTTAGGAGCGAAACGCCAGGGGAAAAAATAAGCATTTACGAGGCCCCGTTGATGGCCTGGACGGTTGTGAACGAGGTAATCATCAACTTTGAGCATCGGGTTCCCTGA